A segment of the Campylobacter concisus genome:
GGATTTAATAAAAGAGATTAAAAAGCTTGATAGTCTTTCATATAAAGCTACTCAGATTAATGATATGCATTTGGCTCACTACAAGGATCAATCTGATACCCTTAAATTACTTGAAAATTTTAGTTATAACTTTAACAAAATTTATCCGCACGGTAAAGGCTCTAGTAAAGCCGACTGGCTATTTTCTAAAAAGGTAAAACGATCTATTGCTGTGCTTCGTGGGCGTGATGATAATGCTAAAAAATACTTTGATGATAGCTTAGTTGCTACACGTCTTTTGGGTCGCAATGAAAGTCTTTTTAAACTTAATAAAAAACTTGAAATTTTAGATCAAAGCCTTTATATTTTACATCACTCCGAGCTTGGCGATACTGAGAAAAATGAATTTAAAAAGCGACTAGATGATAATAAAGATTTTATAGCCGACATTTGCAAAAAACGCTTTTCATATATTGAAAATAAGCTATTAAAATCTGAAAAAATTAGTAAGGACGATTTTCTTTTAAAAGAGTATTTTAAAGGCGTATCTATGCTTGATACTACGGCTAACGAACGACTTATTAGGATTAAAAATGAGCGTAGGCTTTATAAGGATGTTTTGGCTGAGCGTGAGGCTATGGGCTTAAATTCTTACTCTTCGTATGATAAAACTCAAAATGAAAAAAATAACGATCGTAGTAGATAAATGCTATTATCTACTATTTTAAAATTTCTTTGATTGTTGTTTGATGGTTTGCTAAAAAAATAATAAAATATATAATAATAAAACTACATATAATTAAAATTAATAAAAGTTAAGAATAATAAATAAAGTAATTTTTTATAAAAATTAAGATAGTAAATATTAAAAAATGTGTTATTTCGTTGGCACGTTCTTTAAAATACTTTTGACATTCCTATCTGTATAAACTTCATCTCTTTTACTTATGTCGAGAAAAAGTACTATAAGCTCTTCGTCTTGTATAAAACATATTAAACGATAGTTTTTTACTCTATATCTCCATAATCCACTCAAATTCTCAGTTAATCCTTTTCCACTACTGCGAGGATCATCACTTTCCTCGAGCCGATCAAGAAACTTTTGAATTGGTTTTTTTATTGAGCCGTCAAGTTCATTAAACTTCTCTTTGGCATAATCGCTAAATCGTATCTTATAAGCCATTTTCTTTCTTTATATCAGCCCATGAGGTTGATTTGCTTCCGCTAGCCAAATATTCAGAATAAAGCTTTGCTCCAAGCTTTGCATCTTCAATATCTTGTAAGGCTTCGCTGTCGATCTTATCTTTCGATGTGTTGATATACTTTATCGTATATGTTGGATTGCTGGCTTTGGCGACAGCGTTTTTTATAGCTTGGATAATTTGTTGATTTAAATTTTCGCCTGTAATAGTTATTGTTTTCATGTGTCTTGCTCCGTTTTATCTATTCTTATCCATTATTTTTTCGATATCTATATCTGCGCCTTTATCTTCTGTTTCGCAATAACTAGCTTCAACTGCATAATTTTTTCCAAGAGTCCTAACCAAATCTGGTTCGTTTCCTATATATCCTTGACTTCTTAATTGCTTATATTTTTTTATGATTTCTGCACAACTTTCTTTTTGCTCTTTTTTTTGCACCTTTGGCAGTTGAAACTCTGCACATCCACTAAAAAACAACCCAGCTATTGCTGTAATTATCAAAACCTTATTTACTTTCATTGTAAATCCTTTTTTAAGAAAAATTATAACATATTGTATAAAATTTTACGTTATAAGGCTATTTGGTTTCTCGACCAGCTTTATCATACTCTGGCTCTTCTTTGCTCTTCTTCGTCGATCTGACACACTACTTCGTCGTCGTGCCATATCATGCACCCAAGGGAGTCTAAGTACTCAACCATCAACCTAACACTGCTTTTTAAAAATGAGAGCTCTCTATCACTTATATTTGCAAGCTCTCTTGACTCTAGTGGGAGCGGAGCTTTAATTAACTCATTCATTATTTCATTTGCTCTCTCAAATTTATTATAATCTCTATTCATGTTTGCTCCTTTTATGGCAATTTAAAACCTATTGCATAAATCGGATACACATTCTCTATAAACCCACTTTTAGCCAAAGTTTCTCTTATTTCCTTAAAAGTATGGCGACGATCATCATATTTGATCCAGCCACCTTCAATATCTTTTTTCTCAAAATACCAATACACTTCATCTATATTAATATAGCTTTCTTCGACATGCCCCTGTTTAAGTGCCATGCTATTATCAAATTTATCTGCTGGCTCGGCTGGTTCTATAACATAGTAGTATTCATTGTCGCTAGCTGCTTTATAAAAATCTACTACTCTATAGATAGACTCGAATTTATCAAGTGGTCTATCCATGTGCTTTTTTAGGACTATTCTGTCATTTGATTTAAATTTTTGCATTTTAGACTCCTTAATTGTTTAGGTTTGCTAGTAAATTTGACTTTTCGTCTTCTATGCTCTTAATTACATCTTCTTTATTTGTAATTTCGCAACCAAACTCGTCTGCTAGCTCAATTATGTACTTTTGAAGCCTAGCACATTCGGCTATGACTTCTTCGCTGTCGTCATCCAAATCCCCTAACCATTTGCATTCTTTTAACGCCTTTAGCGTCATTTCATGCCTGCAGTAGCTCATAAATATCTCTCTCATCTTCTACTCCTTATCTATTTTCTCTTATATTTTGCTCTATAACATCTTTTGTGGCTCTTAGTGACTCACAAAATGATGTAAACTCGGTCTTTTCGCCTTTATTGTAGGTAACATAAACTACGTTAGTTGTGTTCGTGTCGTTTAACATGGCTTCGTATACCACACCATTTCTTTGCATCGATATATGCTTTTCATCGCCATTTATCTTTCCGTATTGACTAAGTAGGTTAATTATGCTGTTTGCTTTCATCTCTTATCCTTTCTTTTTATAATAAGATTATATCCAAAATAAACTTAATAAATAATAAAATAATAAATAATAGAATATCATATAATTAAAATATTCAGTAGTAAAAAAATAATCTATAAAATAAAATAATAAAAATACAAACATAATATTTAAGCATTTTTTAAGTTACATTATGCTTTTTTCTTCCCCCTTTTTAAATTTACACATCGCTTTTAGCGATGCTACTATATTGCGGGGCGTTGCGGGGTATCCCCGCTTAATACCATAAAGAGCCGAGACCTAGGCTCGGCTCTGGCGTTCCAGCACTCTAGTGCAGGTCGCCTGCCATAAATTTCGGACAATTTGTAAAAATAAATTTACTCAACAATGCGTCAAACTCCCACACAAAGGGGCTAAACCTAACTTCATCAATACTTATTTAAAGCTTAAAGTTTAAAAAGCAGATGGCTTGCATTCGATTACGGCTCATAAAATTTCGGACAATTTGTAAAAATAAATTTACTCAACAATGCGTCAAACTCCCACACAAAGGGGCTAAACCTAACTTCATCAATACTTATTTAAAGCTTAAAGTTTAAAAAGCAGATGGCTTGCATTCGATTACGGCTCATAAAATTTCGGACAATTTGTAAAAATAAATTTACTCAACAATGCGTCAAACTCCCACACAAAGGGGATAAACATCACTTTATCAATACTTATTTAAAGCTTAAAGTCTAAAAGCAGATGGCTGTTTTTTATCGTATCTTAGATGATCTTTCGTAGTCTTTTTCAATTTTTGCATTTATCAAGTTAAATCGCTTATAGCTTTCTCTCATTCCCTGCAATGTCTTGATCTTTGGTTCTATTTCTCTAAATTTTTCAATATTAAGGGCGTATAGGTCTTTTATTCTACTTTTCTTAGCATCTGGCTCGAGAAAGTCGTATTTCTTTGACAAATACTCAACTTGCCGAGAAAACTCCTTTAAAGGCTTTGTTATGCTGTCGAGATTAATTTTATTACTACTTATACCTAATGCTGTGCCTGCTACCAAATCATCATTAAAGTCCTTTAGGATTGGTTTGGCTGATCTCGCATTTGGTACTATTTCTAGTATCGCTTTTGTAAATTCTTTGCCACGTTCGTCATTATCAAATCCTAGTACAACTCCTGCATTTGGTGCCAGCTTTGTCAATGCTTTTATGACTTCCTTTTGCGTTGCCGATATTTGACCATTTGTTGAGCATAGGAGTGTTTCTTTTAAATTTACGTCTTTTATTTCACAATATGATAATGTATCTATCATGCTCTCACAGATTACAATATTTTTAAAATCCTTTGGATTCTTGTGTGCTTCGTCTGCCTTGAGTATTTCAAGCCCCTTTATTCCATTGCAGAGCTGTTTTATTGGCTTAGCGTATGCCTTTCCTTGCTGATCCTGCGTTAAAGGCTTTGATAAATAGCTTATATACCCTGTCTGCTTTAGAAATTCTCTTTTGCCACTGCTTAGTTCCAATACACTTAATGTATATGTTGGCACTATTGCATTCTTAAATTTTTCATCCTGCTTGAGGCTACTAAATTTTATCAGGATATCACTTTTAATTTTTCTTTTGCTAGTCAAAAATGAGTTTTCATCTATCTTATTTAATTTTTTAAATTTTTCTACTATAATACTATCATTTTCTTTTTGTTTTATTATTTCTTTAGTATTGATTTTTAACGTCTTTACATCGTTTATTATATTTTCATCTATTAAATCTTTTATTGAAACACCACGATTTTTGGCGAAATTATAAATATTTCCTCTATCATTATCATCGCTTGGGTTAAAGTATAAATAGTGTCCGTTGCTTTTTCTCGTTATGATAATTGTATCGGAGTTGTTGTTTGTGAGTGTCTTGTAATTTTGGCTACTTTTCTCTCGTTTTTCAAAGTAGCCATTATTCTTTAAAATTTCATCTAGTGGGAGTTCGACTAAATTTTCTTTGTTCATTGTTTAGGACATAATTTTAAAAAGTTCTCACGCTTCTTTGCTTGTTTGTGTGGTTTTTTGTCTGTTATCGAAAAATATTTTTTAAGTGCTGGAGCACATTCGCTTGGTCTTGTTGGGCTCGATAGGCATAATAATGCTTCGCATGCTAGCTTTGCATCTCCTGTTATTTCCTGTGCTACTGCACTACCTGCAAACATTGTTATGGCAACAATACTTAAAACTATTTTTTTCATTTTTACTCCTTATTTAAAAAATACAAATTTTGGAAGCCCTAGCTCATCTTTTGGCATTTGTTTTGTTTCTGGGTCAAATATTGCATCATTTCGCTTATATTCAACAACTTTTTGGTTAAAGCTATCTGGCGTTAAGTCTCTAGCACTATTGTCTTTCATGGCTTGTCTGCTCGATGCCATTGCGCTGGTGTAATTGATATTTAGCTCATATTGCTGTTGCATATTTTCTAAAATTTTAAGCAGTATAGAATTTGTTAATGCTTGAGCCTGCTTTTGATTATTAGCTTTATTTAGTTGTTTTGCTAGACTTTTTAAATCATCTTGCATCTTTGCTCTAGAAAATCTGTTATCTTTGTCAGCATTATAAAAAACGTCTTGAAATTTTAGAAGATTGTTTGTTTTCTCTATATTATCTCTCTCTTGTAAAAACCTTTCCGCATTTTTAATATTGCTGATCTGTGCCTGATAGTTTGCTCGTTCTATTGGGTCAACTGCCTTATTCATTTTTTGGGTTAATTCTTCTATACTCTTGCTTATATTTGCTCCATTTTGCAAAGCAAAAATGCACCTATTTGCTTTGTCCTTTATTTTATTGCTTGACGTTTTTACAGTATGACTAAAAAATTGGCTATTTTGCTCTAAGAATGAGCAGGCTGTTTTAACTCTTGCTATATCCCCCATTATGTCTTGTGGTAAATTTTTTACATCTTCGTATATACTTTGCATTTGCGATATTAAACTTTGTGCATCGCCTAATATCTCATAAACGCTGTTCATATCTACACCAAGCTCTTGCATTTGTTTCTCGAAATTTAGTGTATCTTTTACCATCTGCTCGTATTGTTTGATCTGTTCTGCGTAGTCTTTCAGTGTTTGCGTGTATTCCATAACTTGTTGGGCTATCGCGGCTACGTCAATAGTTGGTATACCACTAGCATTAACACTACTTAAAAATAGTGAAGATGCTACGGCAACTGATATAATCATTCTTTTCATTATTTTTTCCCTTTTTTACTCATTTTTTATAAGCTCCTGCTTTGTTCTTGGTCTTTCTCTTTTGTCTTATTTAGTATTTTTTCTTTGCTCTGCGCTAAACTATCATTAACTTTTTTATAAAATTTAGGATAACTATTTTTAAAAT
Coding sequences within it:
- a CDS encoding type II toxin-antitoxin system RelE family toxin, with amino-acid sequence MAYKIRFSDYAKEKFNELDGSIKKPIQKFLDRLEESDDPRSSGKGLTENLSGLWRYRVKNYRLICFIQDEELIVLFLDISKRDEVYTDRNVKSILKNVPTK
- a CDS encoding toprim domain-containing protein, whose amino-acid sequence is MNKENLVELPLDEILKNNGYFEKREKSSQNYKTLTNNNSDTIIITRKSNGHYLYFNPSDDNDRGNIYNFAKNRGVSIKDLIDENIINDVKTLKINTKEIIKQKENDSIIVEKFKKLNKIDENSFLTSKRKIKSDILIKFSSLKQDEKFKNAIVPTYTLSVLELSSGKREFLKQTGYISYLSKPLTQDQQGKAYAKPIKQLCNGIKGLEILKADEAHKNPKDFKNIVICESMIDTLSYCEIKDVNLKETLLCSTNGQISATQKEVIKALTKLAPNAGVVLGFDNDERGKEFTKAILEIVPNARSAKPILKDFNDDLVAGTALGISSNKINLDSITKPLKEFSRQVEYLSKKYDFLEPDAKKSRIKDLYALNIEKFREIEPKIKTLQGMRESYKRFNLINAKIEKDYERSSKIR
- a CDS encoding TrbM/KikA/MpfK family conjugal transfer protein codes for the protein MKKIVLSIVAITMFAGSAVAQEITGDAKLACEALLCLSSPTRPSECAPALKKYFSITDKKPHKQAKKRENFLKLCPKQ
- a CDS encoding type IV secretion system protein yields the protein MKRMIISVAVASSLFLSSVNASGIPTIDVAAIAQQVMEYTQTLKDYAEQIKQYEQMVKDTLNFEKQMQELGVDMNSVYEILGDAQSLISQMQSIYEDVKNLPQDIMGDIARVKTACSFLEQNSQFFSHTVKTSSNKIKDKANRCIFALQNGANISKSIEELTQKMNKAVDPIERANYQAQISNIKNAERFLQERDNIEKTNNLLKFQDVFYNADKDNRFSRAKMQDDLKSLAKQLNKANNQKQAQALTNSILLKILENMQQQYELNINYTSAMASSRQAMKDNSARDLTPDSFNQKVVEYKRNDAIFDPETKQMPKDELGLPKFVFFK